In a genomic window of Branchiostoma floridae strain S238N-H82 chromosome 19, Bfl_VNyyK, whole genome shotgun sequence:
- the LOC118406877 gene encoding uncharacterized protein LOC118406877, producing the protein MHSLWLSKHHYFNFIVLYFCLIVLCLASVDFFLRFSFIVQNTQCQILELCYGTVSNDVSLHLFVIFFSGTPIDVITRIDALFGITSVGLVLTCIALAIGLIDLKCLIVIKKMITKETTVETASLLERTAHEVLVIGENSALNEGIEEMSHLGQEESCEQAEPHVDLQEHSLRAESREDIGGRRKTEMQSSSIQTAAVRPKQRSLISQSQPPPSEEDSLEYTVSPNDETVPLLPRGSQEVSPPMDPVFKTGGLEVALHPTPPLKEDADSQSSLTEDAAESSVPPQTLAEELQEAEEQSTEHVPDGPCDAGPQSEPKGLRTEQEDEEETSVKQISDPPEDSEHIPDIEEIARTAMVRVPSDELSFPVQESAHDSDGLEALGAVGGRSESFSPLPTSDVESDAESSSGDEAYERKVRVAIRDSVAKSLFTGLAHHLSNPAGPGPDWVPLARAAGITGPEIDHIINEAAQDLDKDIRKMLEQYEEGKTGDRPISELYGELIARKRLELYNRFRRDPPS; encoded by the exons ATGCACAGTCTTTGGCTTTCAAAGCATCACTATTTCAACTTCATTGTACTTTATTTTTGTCTAATAGTTTTGTGTCTGGCATCAGTAGATTTCTTTCTAAGATTTAGCTTCATTGTGCAAAATACACAATGTCAAATACTAGAACTGTGTTATGGAACAGTTTCCAATGACGTATCACTTCATCTCTTTGTGATATTCTTTTCAGGGACACCAATTGACGTCATCACACGAATAGATGCACTATTTGGTATTACATCCGTTGGTTTGGTATTAACCTGTATAGCACTTGCCATCGGATTGATAGATCTAAAATGTCTGATAGTAATCAAGAAAATGattacaaaagaaacaacagttGAAACAGCATCCCTGTTGGAAAGGACAGCACATGAAGTACTTGTCATTGGGGAAAATTCTGCTTTAAATGAAG GTATTGAAGAAATGTCCCACTTAGGTCAGGAAGAATCTTGTGAACAGGCTGAACCTCATGTAGACTTACAAGAACACTCATTAAGAGCAGAGTCAAGGGAAGATATTGGTGGCAGAAGGAAAACAGAAATGCAGTCGTCATCTATTCAAACTGCAGCTGTAAGGCCTAAACAAAGATCCCTAATCAGTCAATCTCAACCACCCCCCTCTGAGGAAGATTCCTTGGAATATACGG tttcaccCAATGATGAGACTGTACCATTGCTTCCGAGGGGTAGCCAAGAAGTTAGTCCACCTATGGATCCAGTATTCAAG ACCGGAGGTCTTGAAGTAGCACTCCATCCAACTCCTCCCCTTAAGGAAGATGCAGACAGCCAGTCATCCTTGACAGAAGATGCTGCAGAATCTTCTGTGCCTCCACAGACTTTAGCTGAAGAGCTACAAGAGGCTGAGGAACAGTCTACAGAACATGTGCCAGATGGGCCATGTGATGCTGGTCCACAGTCTGAGCCTAAGGGACTAAGAACAGAAcaggaagatgaagaagaaacaaGTGTGAAACAAATATCAGATCCACCTGAAGACAGTGAACACATTCCTGATATAGAAGAAATCGCAAGAACAGCAATGGTGCGTGTGCCTAGTGACGAATTGAGTTTCCCAGTCCAAGAGAGCGCGCATGACTCGGATGGGTTAGAAGCCTTGGGTGCTGTTGGTGGGAGATCAGAGTCCTTCAGTCCGCTGCCTACAAGTGATGTAGAGTCTGATGCAGAAAGCTCGTCAGGGGATGAGGCATACGAGAGGAAGGTGCGAGTTGCAATTAGGGACAGTGTGGCAAAAA GCCTTTTCACAGGACTTGCCCATCATCTCAGTAACCCAGCGGGGCCTGGCCCAGACTGGGTACCTCTGGCCCGGGCAGCTGGGATCACTGGGCCAGAAATAGATCACATCATTAATGAGGCAGCTCAGGACCTCGATAAAGACATTAGAAAGATGTTAGAGCAGTATGAGGAAGGTAAAACTGGTGATAGACCAATCAGTGAACTGTATGGAGAGTTGATTGCACGAAAGAGACTGGAGTTATATAATAGATTTAGGAGAGACCCCCCTAGCTAA